In Vidua macroura isolate BioBank_ID:100142 chromosome 9, ASM2450914v1, whole genome shotgun sequence, the genomic window TGGAGATGGGAACGCCCAAGGGCCATGGGATGGAGGCTTCCACCCGCTGGTGGCTCTGCCAGTCCCTCTGTCCTCCCCCAGGTCGCTACGCCGTGGTGGTGTGTGGGGACATTGCTGTCTATGCCACGGGGAACGCGCGGCCCACGGGAGGTGCCGGTGCCATCGCCATGCTGGTGGGACCCAACGCCCCGCTGGTGCTGGAAAGAGGTCGGTGTCAGGAGGCCCTGGGGGGGGTGAGCTGATGGGTGCTGCCCCTGGGGCCATGCATccatgccccagccctgggcagagctgctcagccagACCCTGCTGGGTACTCCAGGGTGCTGGATATCCACATCCCTGTGGGCACCGTGGAGGACTCAGGGAGGCTGCTGGATTCCAGGGGTGGCATGGCAGGCAGCACCCTGGGTGTTTGCCCCCGGGCTGGGACCTCCCAATGCTCTCTGACAGCtggctctccctgtgcccccaggccTGCGTGGAACCCACATGGAGCATGCCTATGACTTCTACAAGCCAAATCTGTCCTCTGAGTACCCGGTGGTGGACGGGCAGCTGTCCATCCAGTGCTACCTGCGGGCACTGGACCGCTGCTACGCCGTGTACCGACGGAAGGCGCAGACCCAGTGGCAGCAGGGTGAGTGGCAGCGCCCCTGAGGTGCCCAGCGCAGCCCCCTGAATACTGACGGCCCCGTGTTGCCTCCCAGCTGGCGTGCAGAGGCCATTCACCCTCGATGACTTCAAGTACATCATCTTCCACTCGCCCTTCTGCAAGCTGGTGCAGAAGTCAGTGGGACGGCTGCTGCTGAACGACTTCTTGGCCTCCCCCAACCCCGACACGGCCTCCGGTCTCTACAAGGGGCTGCAGTCCTTCCGGTGggtgcctgtgctgtgtccctgtcccgcaGCCCAGCCAGGGACGTGCTGGTCTGGGGTTCCAGCTGGTCTCTCTCTGGGCAGTGGTGTGAAGCTGGAGGACACCTACACCAGCAAGGAGGTGGAGAAGGCATTCCAGGCAGCCAGCCAGGACATCTTCAACCAGAAGACCaagccctccctgctcctctcttccCGCAATGGCAACATGTACACGCCATCCATGTATGGCTGCCTGGCCTCCCTCCTGTCCCAGTGAGTCACCCAAAACACTGGcttggggagagggaggaggtaATTCTGGGGAGGGCACTCCCTGGCTGGATAGAGGGGCAGAACTCATCTCCCAGGCCTCGTCTCCCCCTGCCTCAACAGGACCTGATCCTTTCATTGCACACAACCCTCAGTGTGGATGCATCCTGCTCCAGACCATCTCCCTGCCAGACTTTTCATCCCAGCTTGCTGGAGTTGGGCCAGTGCATAAAGCCCTTCTGTCATCACCAGGAGGATGAAAACCCTTGTTGTCATGCCCAGTAGAATGAGTGACCCCATGGGAAAGGAGTCATGGGAACAGACAGGCTCTGAGGGGAACAAAAGCCTTGTCCTGGGGCTTCCTGGCACCACTGCACTCCAGGGCTACACTCCCTCAGAAATGTGGCCCCAAGGATCTGCCTGCCTACAAAGGAGGCAGCCCCCTACCATGCCCCCACAGCCCTGTATCCCCATCTCCCCCTCAGCCCAAATGTCCTGTAACCCCCTCACGTCTCGCTTCAGGTGCTCAGCACGGGACCTGGCCGGCTCCCGGATCGGTGCCTTCTCCTACGGCTCGGGACTGGCTGCCAGCATGTTCTCCTTCCGTGTCTCAGAGGATGCGGCCCCAGGTGGGCCCCAGGGGAGAGAGGGACTGGGAAGGGAGGGCAGCGTGGCGCTGTCAGTGCTGCCATCTCACACACGGGGTGCCCCTTGCCAGGCTCACCCCTGGACAAGCTGGTCTCCAGCCTGGCTGACCTGCCCGCTCGCCTGGACGCCCGCAAGCGCGTGGCCCCGCAGGACTTCGCCGAGATCATGAAGCGACGGGAGGAAACCCATCACTTGggtgagtggggctgggggggatcTGAGCCTGTCCCGCTGGGACCCCACAGCACCCCGGAGCATCACTGCCCTCTCCCCACAGCCGACCACGCTCCCCACGGCTCCCAGGCGGATCTCTTCCCCGGAACCTGGT contains:
- the HMGCS2 gene encoding hydroxymethylglutaryl-CoA synthase, mitochondrial; the encoded protein is MLRLVGRAARCWGARWAQPGPERAPRGAQHPAAWQRACLSSAAGTGAWPKDVGILALEVYFPAQYVDQEELERFDGVEAGKYTRGLGQKQMGFCAAHEDINSLCLTVVQRLVERGRLSWDAIGRLEVGTETVIDKSKAVKTVLMQLFHDSGNTDVEGIDTTNACYGGTASLFNAAAWVESSAWDGRYAVVVCGDIAVYATGNARPTGGAGAIAMLVGPNAPLVLERGLRGTHMEHAYDFYKPNLSSEYPVVDGQLSIQCYLRALDRCYAVYRRKAQTQWQQAGVQRPFTLDDFKYIIFHSPFCKLVQKSVGRLLLNDFLASPNPDTASGLYKGLQSFRGVKLEDTYTSKEVEKAFQAASQDIFNQKTKPSLLLSSRNGNMYTPSMYGCLASLLSQCSARDLAGSRIGAFSYGSGLAASMFSFRVSEDAAPGSPLDKLVSSLADLPARLDARKRVAPQDFAEIMKRREETHHLADHAPHGSQADLFPGTWYLTRVDSKYRREYARKPI